In Phreatobacter stygius, a genomic segment contains:
- the trxA gene encoding thioredoxin, with protein MSGNGSAKFGGSFGGSFGGGYGGAAAQPAVQPAAPAASPASAAPVEGLVKETTTKDFVKDVLEESKTQPVLVDFWAPWCGPCKQLTPVIEKVVNAFKGKVKLVKMNIDDHPQVAGQLGIQSIPAVIAFDKGQAIDGFMGALPEGQVSAFIEKLVGSKAGADMAEVITQADGLLAEGNLAGAAEIYAQVLSVEPDNLGALGGLARAAVEAGDLEQAKAVLAQVPENKLNDKAVAAAKAALELAEQAAELGPIQEFEDKIAKNPADHQARFDLAVALNAAGKRDEAADHLLEIFKRDRAWNDDGARKQLVQFFEAWGPMDEATLAGRRKLSSLLFR; from the coding sequence ATGAGCGGCAACGGCAGCGCGAAGTTTGGTGGATCCTTTGGCGGCTCCTTCGGTGGCGGTTATGGCGGAGCGGCAGCTCAGCCGGCGGTTCAGCCGGCAGCTCCGGCCGCGTCGCCGGCCAGTGCCGCCCCGGTCGAAGGCCTGGTCAAGGAGACGACCACCAAGGATTTCGTCAAGGATGTGCTGGAGGAATCCAAGACCCAGCCGGTTCTGGTCGATTTCTGGGCGCCCTGGTGCGGCCCCTGCAAGCAGCTCACCCCGGTGATCGAGAAGGTGGTCAATGCCTTCAAGGGCAAGGTGAAGCTGGTCAAGATGAACATCGACGACCATCCCCAGGTCGCCGGCCAGCTCGGCATCCAGTCGATCCCGGCGGTCATCGCCTTCGACAAGGGCCAGGCCATCGATGGCTTCATGGGTGCCCTGCCCGAGGGGCAGGTCAGCGCCTTCATCGAAAAGCTGGTAGGCAGCAAGGCTGGCGCCGACATGGCCGAGGTGATCACCCAGGCCGATGGCCTGCTGGCCGAAGGCAATCTCGCCGGCGCGGCCGAGATCTATGCCCAGGTGTTGAGCGTCGAGCCGGACAATCTCGGGGCGCTTGGCGGCCTGGCGCGCGCAGCCGTCGAGGCGGGCGATCTGGAACAGGCCAAGGCCGTGCTGGCCCAGGTGCCCGAGAACAAGCTGAACGACAAGGCGGTGGCCGCCGCCAAGGCCGCGCTCGAGCTTGCCGAGCAGGCGGCCGAGCTCGGTCCGATCCAGGAATTCGAAGACAAGATCGCCAAGAACCCGGCCGATCATCAGGCCCGTTTCGATCTCGCGGTGGCGCTGAACGCCGCCGGCAAGCGCGACGAAGCCGCCGACCACTTGCTCGAGATCTTCAAGCGCGACCGCGCCTGGAACGACGATGGCGCGCGCAAGCAGCTGGTCCAGTTCTTCGAGGCCTGGGGGCCCATGGACGAGGCGACGCTCGCCGGCCGCCGCAAATTGTCGTCCCTGCTGTTCCGCTAA
- a CDS encoding SDR family NAD(P)-dependent oxidoreductase — MPAAVVTGVSTGIGEAIAADLTRRGWRVFGTVRRVEDRERLKLALGENFTGLIADVTDIDSLGLAATMVADALGHEPLAGLVCNAGVSLPGPLLHQPLDELDQQWNVNVRGLVATVQAFAGLLGASERFTGKPGRIVTMSSVSGELVWPFVGGYAASKHAVEAVSHALRRELMPFGVDVVIIGPGPVATPIWEKSSAAIDRSRYQATFYGPIIEKFEKEVLARANDALPAEAVADVVFHALTTAKPKTRYPLTRSSLTNWTLPRLLPDRVLDRLAAKRLGLNRRK; from the coding sequence ATGCCCGCCGCGGTCGTCACCGGCGTCTCCACCGGCATCGGTGAAGCGATCGCCGCCGATCTGACCAGGCGCGGCTGGCGTGTCTTCGGCACGGTGCGCCGGGTCGAGGATCGCGAGCGGCTGAAGCTGGCTCTCGGCGAAAATTTCACCGGACTGATCGCCGACGTCACCGATATCGATTCACTTGGCCTTGCCGCGACCATGGTTGCGGATGCGCTGGGCCATGAGCCGCTGGCCGGCCTGGTCTGCAACGCCGGCGTGTCGCTGCCGGGGCCGCTGCTGCACCAGCCGCTGGATGAGCTGGACCAGCAGTGGAACGTCAATGTGCGCGGCCTGGTGGCGACCGTTCAGGCCTTTGCCGGCCTTCTCGGCGCCAGCGAGCGCTTCACCGGCAAGCCCGGCCGTATCGTCACCATGTCGTCGGTGTCGGGCGAACTGGTCTGGCCTTTCGTCGGCGGCTATGCCGCGTCGAAACACGCCGTCGAGGCGGTCAGCCACGCACTGCGCCGCGAGCTGATGCCGTTCGGCGTCGACGTGGTGATCATCGGCCCGGGGCCGGTGGCGACGCCGATCTGGGAAAAATCCTCCGCCGCGATCGATCGCAGCCGCTATCAGGCGACCTTTTACGGACCGATCATCGAAAAATTCGAGAAGGAAGTGCTGGCGCGGGCAAATGACGCGCTGCCGGCGGAAGCCGTCGCCGACGTCGTGTTTCACGCGCTGACCACGGCGAAACCGAAAACGCGTTATCCGCTGACGCGTTCGTCGCTGACCAACTGGACGCTGCCGCGGCTGCTGCCCGACCGCGTGCTCGACCGGCTGGCGGCCAAGCGCCTCGGCCTGAACCGCCGCAAATAG